The proteins below are encoded in one region of Synechococcus sp. MU1643:
- a CDS encoding cell division protein FtsQ/DivIB has protein sequence MRPVSRVSTTNKPSQRPVSAQAARRRDLRRQRRQTLLLQLWRFVALLLISGGFSWTLLRHGWTLRSPEAIILTGGAAIETNQVIEAAKLRFPSPLLEVSPRALEQKLVKVLPVRSAQVQRRMLPARLIISLKPKIPVAKAVRQGPTGRERGLLNAEGEWITLSDAVPEPLTNIMVRGWNDQQRAQIVALLQQRDRFEGRLKAIVLHPDGNISLITTELGQIDLGGEPTLLNAQIETIVHLNKTLPKHLRQGHQSSLDLSNPDRPELQLPAPPTPKKVKTQP, from the coding sequence ATGCGACCTGTGAGCCGGGTCTCGACCACCAACAAACCCTCCCAACGGCCGGTTTCCGCTCAGGCCGCCCGGCGCCGGGACTTACGCAGGCAGCGCCGCCAGACCCTGTTGCTTCAGCTCTGGCGGTTCGTGGCCTTGCTGCTTATCAGTGGAGGATTCAGTTGGACCCTGTTGCGCCATGGCTGGACGCTGCGGAGCCCGGAGGCGATCATCCTGACCGGAGGTGCTGCCATTGAGACCAATCAGGTCATCGAGGCCGCCAAGCTGCGCTTTCCCTCACCTCTCCTGGAGGTCAGTCCCAGGGCTCTTGAACAAAAACTGGTGAAGGTCTTACCGGTTCGTAGCGCTCAAGTGCAGCGCCGAATGCTGCCTGCTCGCCTGATCATCAGCCTGAAGCCCAAGATTCCCGTCGCAAAGGCGGTGCGTCAGGGGCCTACTGGAAGGGAACGCGGACTGCTGAACGCCGAAGGAGAGTGGATCACCCTGAGCGACGCAGTACCAGAACCGCTCACGAACATCATGGTGCGCGGTTGGAACGACCAGCAGCGCGCTCAGATCGTTGCACTGCTGCAACAACGGGATCGTTTCGAGGGAAGGCTGAAAGCCATCGTGCTTCACCCCGACGGCAATATCAGTCTGATCACCACTGAACTGGGTCAGATTGATCTGGGTGGCGAACCAACCCTTCTGAACGCCCAAATCGAGACGATCGTCCACCTCAACAAGACGTTGCCGAAGCACCTGCGCCAGGGCCATCAGAGCAGCCTTGATCTCAGCAATCCGGACCGACCGGAACTGCAACTGCCGGCGCCACCCACGCCCAAAAAGGTCAAAACGCAACCCTGA
- the ftsZ gene encoding cell division protein FtsZ: MEMVSGSGSYTAAGIQPSQSARIEVIGVGGGGSNAVNRMILSDLEGVGYRVLNTDAQALIQSQAQQRLQLGQTLTRGLGAGGNPTIGQKAAEESRTDLHDALQGSDLVFIAAGMGGGTGTGAAPVVAEVAREVGALTVGIVTKPFGFEGRRRMRQADEGIARLAEHVDTLIVIPNDRLRDAIGGAPLQEAFRSADDVLRMGVKGISDIITCPGLVNVDFADVRSVMTEAGTALLGIGIGSGRSRAVEAAQAAIASPLLETERIDGAKGCVINISGGKDMTLEDMTTASEVIYDVVDPEANIIVGAVVDEALEGEIHVTVIATGFENKQPYRSERSRSVPGMLNRREPEENGARIPEFLRRRQQQDNGTV, translated from the coding sequence ATGGAGATGGTGAGCGGCTCAGGGTCTTACACGGCAGCGGGAATCCAGCCCAGCCAATCCGCCCGCATCGAGGTCATCGGCGTTGGCGGCGGTGGCAGCAATGCCGTCAACCGCATGATCCTCAGTGACCTTGAGGGGGTGGGCTATCGCGTTCTCAACACCGATGCGCAGGCCCTAATCCAATCGCAAGCCCAGCAACGCCTGCAGTTGGGGCAGACCCTGACCCGCGGGCTTGGCGCCGGCGGCAATCCGACCATCGGCCAGAAAGCAGCCGAGGAATCCCGTACTGATCTGCACGACGCACTGCAGGGCTCCGATCTTGTGTTCATTGCCGCTGGTATGGGCGGTGGAACGGGTACTGGTGCCGCTCCAGTGGTGGCCGAAGTCGCCCGTGAAGTCGGTGCTCTCACCGTCGGCATCGTGACTAAGCCGTTCGGCTTTGAGGGCCGTCGTCGCATGCGTCAGGCCGACGAAGGCATCGCCCGTTTGGCGGAACACGTGGATACTCTGATCGTGATCCCCAACGACCGCCTGCGTGATGCCATCGGCGGAGCTCCGCTTCAGGAAGCCTTCCGCAGTGCGGACGACGTCCTGCGCATGGGCGTCAAAGGCATCAGTGACATCATCACCTGCCCTGGCCTGGTGAACGTTGACTTTGCGGACGTTCGCTCCGTGATGACAGAAGCAGGAACAGCACTGCTGGGCATCGGCATCGGTTCCGGTCGCTCCCGAGCTGTGGAAGCAGCCCAGGCTGCGATCGCCAGTCCACTACTGGAAACCGAGCGAATCGATGGCGCGAAGGGCTGTGTGATCAACATCAGTGGCGGCAAGGACATGACCTTGGAGGACATGACCACTGCTTCCGAGGTGATTTACGACGTTGTCGACCCCGAAGCAAACATCATCGTGGGAGCTGTTGTGGATGAGGCGCTCGAAGGCGAGATTCACGTCACGGTGATCGCCACAGGATTCGAAAACAAGCAGCCTTACCGCAGCGAGCGCAGCCGCTCTGTGCCAGGAATGTTGAATCGTAGGGAACCCGAAGAGAACGGCGCCCGCATTCCTGAATTCCTGCGTCGCCGTCAACAACAGGACAACGGCACGGTATGA
- the panB gene encoding 3-methyl-2-oxobutanoate hydroxymethyltransferase: MRPSDLTHFKQKGQPIAVLTAWDSLSAALAEAAGADVLLIGDSLAMVALGHATTLPVSLDQMLHHTQAVARGLTALPADQPLLVCDLPFLSYQCGEDLAVAAAGRLLKESSAAAVKLEGAEPEVVAVIDRLVRMGIPVMGHLGLTPQAVHRLGYRRQATDAISQERLIEQACALEQKGCFSLVLEHVPSELACRVQQALTIPVIGIGAGDGCDGQVRVTADLLGLTAKQPPFSPALVDGRRLFIDALKGWVNQTRNHTPPTKGGKTQAD, encoded by the coding sequence ATGCGTCCTTCTGATCTAACCCACTTCAAGCAGAAGGGCCAACCCATTGCCGTCCTCACCGCTTGGGACAGCCTCTCTGCGGCCCTGGCCGAAGCCGCCGGTGCCGATGTGCTGCTGATCGGTGATTCGCTGGCGATGGTGGCGCTGGGCCATGCCACAACCCTGCCGGTAAGCCTGGACCAGATGCTCCATCACACCCAGGCGGTTGCACGGGGATTGACCGCCCTGCCCGCCGATCAGCCCCTGTTGGTCTGCGACCTGCCCTTTCTTAGCTACCAGTGCGGTGAAGACCTCGCCGTGGCGGCTGCAGGACGCCTGCTGAAGGAGTCCAGTGCCGCAGCGGTGAAATTGGAGGGAGCTGAACCGGAGGTCGTCGCCGTGATCGACCGACTGGTGCGCATGGGCATTCCTGTGATGGGGCATCTGGGCCTCACCCCCCAGGCCGTGCATCGTTTGGGTTACCGCCGCCAGGCCACGGACGCCATCAGCCAGGAACGTCTGATCGAGCAGGCGTGCGCCCTTGAGCAGAAGGGCTGCTTCTCCTTGGTGCTGGAACATGTTCCATCTGAGCTGGCGTGCCGTGTGCAGCAGGCCCTGACCATCCCGGTGATCGGCATCGGTGCAGGTGATGGCTGCGACGGCCAAGTGCGTGTCACGGCAGACCTACTGGGGCTCACCGCCAAACAACCTCCCTTCAGCCCAGCGCTGGTGGATGGCCGCCGATTGTTCATCGACGCGTTGAAGGGTTGGGTCAATCAGACCCGGAACCACACTCCTCCCACCAAAGGGGGGAAAACCCAAGCCGATTAG
- the hemW gene encoding radical SAM family heme chaperone HemW yields MPYPIPPRSAYLHIPFCHRRCYYCDFAVVPLGDQAQADHGPGSRSIREYLSLLHREIASAPSGPPLSTVYIGGGTPSLLCPDQIGSLLDALADKFGLQPGAEITLEMDPATFDSAQLASVLAHGVNRISLGGQSFDDAVLEQLGRRHRHTDLHAAIDWLVQARRDGALRSWSLDLIQNLPGQTLAGWDAQLDQALATQAPHLSIYDLSVEPGTVFDHQRSLGLLKLPEDDLAVALMGRTSQRLAAAGLSRYEISNHARPGHASRHNRVYWSGAGWWGFGMGATSAPWGVRMARPRTRAAYAAWLDSPPEESIAEAGLPLDDQLLVGLRRREGVPLQGLDADALVRRWQPFVERGWLQQRAGRWCLSDPEGMALSNQVLIEVILWWEEALEDQTSHTKRSD; encoded by the coding sequence ATGCCTTATCCCATCCCACCTCGCAGCGCCTACCTCCACATTCCCTTCTGCCACCGGCGCTGTTATTACTGCGATTTCGCCGTTGTTCCCCTGGGGGACCAAGCCCAGGCTGACCATGGGCCTGGCAGTCGCTCGATCCGTGAGTACCTGAGCCTGCTGCATCGGGAAATCGCTTCTGCCCCAAGCGGTCCGCCCCTATCCACGGTCTATATCGGCGGGGGCACGCCATCCCTGTTGTGCCCTGATCAGATCGGATCACTGCTCGATGCTTTGGCAGACAAATTTGGTCTTCAACCGGGTGCGGAAATCACCCTGGAGATGGATCCGGCCACCTTTGATTCCGCTCAATTGGCCTCCGTACTGGCCCATGGAGTGAATCGCATCAGCCTCGGGGGCCAGAGCTTTGATGACGCGGTGCTCGAACAGCTGGGGCGTCGGCACCGCCACACCGACCTCCATGCGGCGATTGATTGGCTGGTTCAGGCCAGGCGCGATGGCGCGCTCCGATCCTGGAGTCTCGATCTCATCCAGAACCTCCCGGGCCAGACTCTGGCTGGGTGGGATGCGCAGTTGGATCAGGCCCTTGCCACTCAGGCCCCCCATCTCTCGATCTACGACCTTTCGGTGGAACCCGGCACTGTGTTTGACCACCAACGCTCTCTTGGACTGTTGAAGCTGCCGGAGGACGACCTTGCCGTAGCGCTGATGGGGCGAACATCGCAACGGCTGGCGGCTGCCGGCCTTAGCCGTTACGAGATTTCAAACCACGCCCGACCAGGTCATGCCTCCCGTCACAACCGGGTGTATTGGAGCGGTGCCGGTTGGTGGGGATTTGGCATGGGAGCGACATCAGCACCCTGGGGGGTGCGCATGGCGCGACCCCGTACCCGCGCTGCCTATGCGGCATGGCTGGACAGCCCTCCTGAGGAATCCATCGCGGAGGCTGGTCTCCCATTGGATGATCAATTGCTGGTGGGTCTGCGGCGCCGAGAAGGAGTGCCCCTTCAAGGTCTTGATGCCGATGCACTCGTGCGCCGATGGCAACCGTTCGTTGAGCGTGGATGGCTGCAGCAGCGAGCAGGCCGTTGGTGCCTCTCCGACCCCGAGGGCATGGCCCTCAGCAATCAGGTGCTGATTGAGGTGATTCTGTGGTGGGAAGAGGCTTTAGAAGACCAAACCAGTCACACCAAGCGATCTGATTGA
- a CDS encoding PIN/TRAM domain-containing protein — MVDPLILLLFVVSGAAAGWMGIHLLPDGLVSANTNAEQLRLQLSGAGGGVGLIAGLVFKKLRVRLMQQVRTMPTDLLVSRAVGLILGLLVANLLLLPVLLLPFSGGIVLLKPLLAVVSNVFFGILGSNLAEVHGRTLLRLFNPASTEALLVADGVLTPATAKILDTSVIIDGRIRGMLACGLLEGQVIVAESVIDEMQQLSDSTNIEKRAKGRRGLKLLKDLRETYGRRLVINSTRYDGKGTDDRLLQLASDTCGTLVTADFNLAQVAQVKDLKVMNLSELVIALRPEVQPGDELKLKIVREGKEESQGVGYLDDGTMVVVNEAKSLIGQRKPVVVTGALQTPTGRMVFARLDEKDASIDTKPATKSKSQGKPAKTSNRKPADPG, encoded by the coding sequence ATGGTGGATCCGCTCATCCTGCTTCTTTTTGTGGTTTCCGGTGCAGCTGCCGGCTGGATGGGGATTCACTTGCTGCCCGATGGGCTGGTGAGTGCAAACACCAATGCTGAACAGTTACGTCTCCAGCTCAGCGGAGCTGGCGGTGGCGTTGGCTTGATCGCAGGCCTGGTGTTCAAAAAGCTGCGGGTGCGCCTAATGCAACAGGTGCGCACCATGCCCACCGATCTACTGGTGAGCCGCGCTGTCGGCCTGATCCTGGGACTGCTGGTGGCCAACCTGCTGCTGCTGCCCGTTCTGCTGCTGCCCTTCTCCGGGGGAATTGTTCTGCTCAAACCCCTTCTGGCGGTTGTGAGCAACGTCTTTTTCGGAATTCTGGGAAGCAACCTGGCAGAAGTTCACGGCCGTACGCTGCTGCGCCTGTTCAATCCCGCCAGCACTGAAGCGCTGCTGGTGGCCGATGGGGTGCTGACCCCCGCCACAGCCAAGATTTTGGACACCAGCGTGATCATCGATGGCCGGATCCGCGGCATGCTCGCCTGCGGCTTGCTGGAAGGGCAGGTGATCGTTGCCGAATCGGTGATCGATGAGATGCAACAGCTGTCGGACTCCACCAACATCGAAAAGCGAGCAAAGGGCCGACGTGGCCTGAAGCTGCTGAAGGATCTGCGGGAAACCTACGGGCGGCGGTTGGTGATCAACAGCACGCGTTACGACGGCAAGGGAACGGACGACCGACTGCTGCAGCTTGCATCTGACACCTGTGGCACGCTTGTGACCGCAGACTTCAACCTGGCGCAGGTGGCTCAGGTCAAAGACCTGAAGGTGATGAATCTGAGTGAGCTGGTGATCGCGTTGCGGCCTGAAGTGCAACCCGGCGACGAGCTCAAACTCAAGATCGTGCGTGAAGGCAAGGAGGAAAGCCAGGGGGTCGGCTACCTCGACGACGGAACGATGGTGGTGGTCAACGAGGCGAAATCGCTGATCGGCCAACGCAAACCTGTAGTGGTGACCGGTGCCCTGCAAACCCCAACCGGGCGCATGGTGTTTGCACGGTTGGACGAGAAGGATGCATCAATCGACACCAAGCCTGCAACGAAATCGAAAAGTCAGGGAAAACCGGCCAAAACCAGCAACCGCAAGCCCGCTGACCCCGGCTAG
- a CDS encoding ATP-dependent Clp protease proteolytic subunit, which produces MTTSAPYYGDSAVMRTPPPDLPSLLLKERIVYLGLPLFSDDDAKRQMGIDVTELIIAQLLYLEFDNPEKPIYFYINSTGTSWYSGEAIGFETEAFAICDTLRYVKPPVHTICIGQAMGTAAVILSAGTKGQRAALPNSSIVLHQPRSGARGQATDIQIRAKEVLHNKQAMLEILSTNTGRSVEELSNDSDRMSYLTPQQAVEYGLIDRVLSSRKDLPGNPPV; this is translated from the coding sequence ATGACAACTTCGGCCCCGTACTACGGCGACAGCGCCGTGATGCGCACACCACCTCCCGACCTTCCCTCACTCCTGCTTAAGGAGCGGATCGTCTATCTGGGCTTGCCCTTGTTCTCTGACGACGACGCCAAGCGTCAGATGGGCATCGACGTGACTGAGCTGATCATTGCTCAGCTGCTTTATCTGGAATTCGACAACCCAGAGAAGCCGATTTACTTCTACATCAACTCCACAGGCACGAGCTGGTACTCGGGTGAAGCGATCGGCTTCGAGACCGAAGCCTTTGCCATCTGTGACACCCTCCGCTACGTGAAGCCCCCGGTGCACACCATCTGTATCGGCCAGGCTATGGGTACGGCCGCTGTGATCCTTTCCGCAGGAACGAAAGGTCAACGAGCCGCTCTCCCCAACTCCTCCATCGTTCTGCATCAGCCCCGCAGCGGTGCCCGCGGCCAGGCGACGGACATCCAAATCCGGGCCAAAGAAGTGCTTCACAACAAGCAAGCGATGCTTGAAATCCTTTCCACCAACACAGGACGGTCTGTGGAAGAGCTGAGCAACGACTCCGACCGGATGAGCTATTTGACTCCCCAGCAAGCCGTTGAGTACGGACTCATCGACCGCGTGCTCAGTAGCCGCAAAGACCTTCCTGGAAATCCCCCCGTCTGA
- a CDS encoding ATP-dependent Clp protease proteolytic subunit, with amino-acid sequence MPIGTPSVPYRLPGSQMERWVDIYTRLGVERILFLGSEVNDGIANSLVAQMLYLDSEDSTKPIYLYINSPGGSVTAGLAIYDTIQYVKSEVVTICVGLAASMGAFLLAAGTKGKRVALPHSRIMIHQPLGGTSRRQASDIEIEAREILRMKEMLNRSLSDMSGQSFEKIEKDTDRDYFLSAEEAKEYGLIDRVISHPNEA; translated from the coding sequence ATGCCGATCGGTACCCCCAGCGTTCCCTACCGCCTGCCAGGCAGCCAGATGGAGCGCTGGGTCGACATCTACACACGTCTCGGGGTGGAACGGATTCTCTTCCTCGGCTCTGAGGTCAATGACGGCATCGCCAACAGCTTGGTGGCCCAGATGCTGTATCTCGACTCGGAAGACAGCACCAAGCCGATTTACCTGTACATCAACTCCCCTGGTGGCTCTGTCACGGCGGGCCTAGCGATCTACGACACTATCCAGTACGTCAAAAGCGAGGTTGTCACCATCTGCGTTGGCCTCGCCGCATCCATGGGTGCCTTCCTTCTAGCCGCTGGCACCAAGGGGAAACGGGTTGCCTTGCCCCACAGCCGAATCATGATCCACCAGCCCCTCGGCGGCACCAGCCGTCGCCAGGCCAGTGATATCGAAATCGAGGCAAGGGAGATCCTGCGGATGAAAGAGATGCTCAACCGCTCCCTGTCGGACATGAGTGGCCAGAGCTTCGAGAAGATAGAGAAGGACACCGACAGGGACTACTTCCTCAGTGCCGAAGAAGCCAAGGAATACGGCTTGATCGACCGCGTCATCTCCCATCCGAACGAGGCCTGA
- the ilvC gene encoding ketol-acid reductoisomerase, producing the protein MAQLFYDSDADLGLLNGKTVAIIGYGSQGHAHALNLKDSGVNVVVGLYDGSRSAEKAKADGLEVLSVADASAKADWIMVLLPDEFQKDVYEKEIAPHLSAGKVLSFAHGFNIRFELIKPPADVDVVMIAPKGPGHTVRWEYQNGQGVPALFAIEQDASGNARGMAMAYAKGIGGTRAGILETNFKEETETDLFGEQAVLCGGLSELVKAGFETLVEAGYQPELAYFECMHEVKLIVDLMVKGGLTSMRDSISNTAEYGDYVSGPRLITADTKAEMKRVLADIQDGTFAKNFVAECEAGKPEMKKVRDRDSQHPIEKVGKGLRSMFSWLKDA; encoded by the coding sequence ATGGCCCAGCTCTTCTACGACTCCGACGCCGATCTCGGTCTGCTGAACGGCAAGACCGTGGCCATCATTGGTTATGGCTCCCAGGGTCATGCCCACGCTCTGAACCTGAAGGATTCAGGGGTGAACGTGGTGGTGGGTCTCTACGACGGCAGCCGCTCAGCGGAGAAAGCCAAGGCCGATGGTCTTGAAGTGCTGAGCGTGGCCGATGCCTCGGCCAAGGCTGACTGGATCATGGTCTTGCTGCCCGACGAGTTCCAGAAGGACGTCTACGAGAAGGAAATCGCACCTCACCTGAGTGCAGGCAAGGTGCTCAGCTTCGCCCACGGCTTCAACATCCGCTTCGAGCTAATCAAGCCTCCGGCTGATGTGGATGTGGTGATGATCGCCCCGAAGGGCCCAGGCCACACCGTGCGTTGGGAATATCAGAACGGTCAGGGCGTGCCTGCATTGTTCGCCATCGAACAGGACGCCTCCGGCAACGCACGCGGCATGGCCATGGCCTACGCCAAGGGAATCGGCGGCACCCGTGCCGGCATCCTGGAGACTAACTTCAAGGAGGAGACCGAAACCGATCTGTTCGGTGAGCAGGCTGTGTTGTGTGGCGGTCTGTCAGAACTCGTGAAGGCTGGTTTCGAGACCCTGGTGGAAGCGGGTTACCAGCCCGAACTGGCTTACTTCGAGTGCATGCACGAGGTGAAGCTGATTGTGGATCTGATGGTGAAAGGAGGACTCACCTCCATGCGCGATTCGATCTCCAATACCGCGGAGTACGGCGATTACGTCAGCGGCCCCCGTCTGATCACCGCCGACACCAAGGCCGAGATGAAGCGTGTTCTGGCTGACATCCAGGACGGCACATTCGCCAAAAACTTCGTGGCCGAATGCGAAGCCGGCAAGCCCGAAATGAAGAAGGTGCGTGATCGTGACTCTCAGCATCCGATCGAGAAAGTGGGCAAAGGCCTGCGCTCGATGTTCAGCTGGCTGAAAGACGCCTGA
- the cbiB gene encoding adenosylcobinamide-phosphate synthase CbiB codes for MTSETVGGLLVLGAALLDQLIGDPRRMLHPVVVMGWSIRQLRHWVEPWTGDHPMKLRIGGGLITLILVLGSALTGWCLERLLWLPSPWHWSAIPVMALSLASTLAARSLRDSVLAVIDDLPSAAGGNLESARRNLSWIVGRDVQSLDREGLLRAAAETASENAVDGVFAPLFWMGIGALLWMVMPSGPGPLALAWGFKASSTLDSMLGYRTGRLRWLGTAGARLDDLLTWLPCRLVMLTLPLVCPPWTQWALRVQAAEQDGAADPSPNAGRSEAIYAHCIGIQLGGENKYGERLVQKPVLGAGQPTANVASVRAILKASSRLEIVWLSALWIIQWGITR; via the coding sequence ATGACCTCAGAAACGGTGGGAGGCCTGCTGGTGCTTGGGGCAGCACTGCTGGATCAGTTGATTGGTGACCCGCGCCGGATGCTCCACCCAGTGGTGGTGATGGGGTGGAGCATCCGCCAGTTGCGCCATTGGGTCGAGCCATGGACGGGAGACCATCCGATGAAGCTGCGGATTGGGGGAGGCCTGATCACCCTGATCCTGGTGCTTGGCAGCGCCCTGACGGGCTGGTGTCTGGAGCGGCTGCTGTGGCTTCCCTCCCCATGGCATTGGAGTGCCATCCCCGTGATGGCACTGAGCCTCGCCAGCACCCTGGCGGCCCGCAGCCTGAGGGACAGCGTGCTGGCGGTGATAGATGATTTGCCATCAGCGGCGGGAGGAAACCTCGAGTCGGCCCGCAGGAACTTGAGCTGGATCGTCGGACGAGACGTTCAGAGCTTGGATCGAGAGGGACTGCTCAGGGCCGCAGCCGAAACAGCTTCGGAAAATGCTGTGGATGGCGTGTTCGCACCTCTGTTCTGGATGGGGATCGGTGCGCTGCTCTGGATGGTCATGCCCTCTGGACCTGGCCCACTGGCCCTGGCCTGGGGCTTCAAGGCAAGTAGCACGCTGGATTCCATGCTCGGGTACCGCACCGGTCGTCTGCGCTGGTTAGGAACAGCCGGCGCACGCCTCGATGATCTGCTCACCTGGCTGCCCTGTCGTCTGGTCATGCTGACGCTGCCTTTGGTCTGCCCTCCCTGGACGCAGTGGGCGCTACGTGTGCAAGCTGCAGAACAAGATGGGGCTGCAGATCCATCACCCAATGCAGGGCGTTCGGAAGCGATCTACGCACACTGCATCGGGATCCAACTCGGCGGCGAAAACAAGTATGGAGAGCGCTTGGTTCAGAAACCGGTGCTTGGGGCTGGCCAACCAACCGCAAACGTGGCTTCGGTCAGAGCTATTCTGAAGGCATCAAGCCGGCTGGAGATCGTCTGGCTGAGTGCTCTTTGGATCATCCAGTGGGGAATCACCCGTTGA
- a CDS encoding sugar transferase, translated as MTSASRPSLIQTAGRAARRGKYKPHLALISAPPSVLSTGTLIRHQNRWGRVFKRTGDIVFSLVVLSIGSPVLLLLAGLVKLSSPGPVFYVQRRVGRSYQRFGCIKFRTMRADADAVLARVLEADPSLRTEFERDFKLKRDPRITPVGRFLRRSSLDELPQFLNVLRGEMSVVGPRPIVDKELVRYGPYMDEVASVRPGLTGLWQVSGRNNLSYKKRVKLDLAYARGRSFGLDFAIILRTFGVLLLPMDRGAY; from the coding sequence TTGACCTCGGCCTCTCGGCCATCCTTGATTCAGACCGCAGGGCGTGCAGCTCGCCGTGGCAAGTACAAGCCACACCTTGCGCTGATCTCAGCCCCGCCCTCGGTTCTATCGACCGGCACGCTGATTCGCCATCAGAACCGTTGGGGTCGTGTCTTCAAGCGAACAGGAGATATTGTTTTTTCTCTCGTCGTACTCAGCATCGGTTCACCGGTGCTTTTGCTTCTGGCGGGATTGGTGAAGCTCAGTTCGCCGGGACCTGTGTTCTACGTCCAGCGTCGGGTGGGCCGGAGCTATCAACGTTTTGGCTGCATCAAGTTCCGAACCATGCGGGCCGATGCTGATGCCGTTCTGGCGCGTGTGCTTGAAGCCGATCCCTCGCTGCGCACTGAGTTTGAGCGTGACTTCAAGCTCAAGCGTGATCCTCGGATCACTCCTGTTGGCCGTTTCCTCCGCCGCTCGAGCCTTGATGAACTGCCGCAGTTCCTAAACGTCCTCCGCGGGGAGATGAGTGTTGTCGGTCCACGCCCGATCGTTGACAAAGAACTCGTTCGCTACGGCCCTTACATGGACGAAGTTGCTTCAGTGCGCCCCGGTTTGACCGGACTTTGGCAAGTGAGTGGCAGGAACAACTTGAGCTACAAAAAACGCGTCAAGCTAGACCTCGCCTACGCCCGTGGTCGTTCGTTCGGTTTGGATTTTGCGATCATCCTCCGCACGTTTGGTGTATTGCTCCTCCCGATGGACCGGGGAGCCTACTGA
- a CDS encoding glycosyltransferase, which yields MPSASDNLPQRIALVHEWFSPRSVGGAERVVQEVDSLLRNLGCEPQLAALIDAESRRLGSWLHGRSVLTSPIQHLPWGHSHVQQYLPLLPFAIEQIDLGAAELVISSSHLVAKGVLTAPDQLHISYVHTPVRYAWDQMHAYLQRSALARRGLGPLVRWQLYALRQWDQLSAQRVDHLIANSRFTARRIRKYWGREVSVIHPPVEVDRFRWNADRDDVYLCLCRLVPYKRVDLVVEAFNRLGLPLLVVGDGPERARLDALAGPTVTLLGRQSQQQVEELMARCRAFVYAGLEDFGIAPVEAMAAGAPVIGLGRGGLLDTVRCASAGLREPTGVLFPDQNVESLVQAVEWFEQERIWRSLDSESIRAWAERFRPEAFAARFESALRTAWSTHQQGCAVAASDPAEMPGLRL from the coding sequence ATGCCCTCGGCTTCGGACAACCTCCCGCAGCGCATCGCTCTGGTTCATGAGTGGTTCTCGCCTCGCTCCGTTGGAGGTGCAGAACGGGTTGTTCAAGAGGTTGATTCCCTTCTGCGCAACCTTGGCTGTGAGCCGCAGTTGGCCGCCCTGATCGATGCCGAATCCCGCCGGTTGGGCAGTTGGTTGCATGGTCGCTCTGTGCTCACCAGCCCGATTCAGCACCTGCCCTGGGGGCACAGCCATGTTCAGCAGTACCTGCCGCTGTTGCCCTTTGCGATCGAACAGATCGATCTTGGCGCCGCTGAGTTGGTGATCAGCAGCAGCCATCTGGTGGCCAAGGGTGTACTCACTGCGCCAGATCAGTTGCACATCAGTTACGTGCACACGCCGGTCCGTTACGCCTGGGACCAGATGCACGCTTATCTTCAGCGTTCCGCACTGGCTCGGCGTGGTCTGGGCCCCTTGGTTCGCTGGCAGCTGTATGCCCTGCGGCAATGGGACCAACTCAGTGCCCAGCGGGTGGATCACCTCATCGCCAACTCCCGATTCACGGCGCGTCGAATCCGCAAGTACTGGGGGCGGGAGGTCAGTGTGATCCATCCCCCTGTGGAGGTGGATCGCTTTCGCTGGAATGCAGATCGTGACGACGTCTACCTCTGCCTATGCCGTTTGGTCCCTTACAAGCGGGTGGATCTTGTGGTTGAAGCCTTCAACCGTCTTGGTCTTCCGCTGCTGGTGGTTGGCGATGGCCCTGAGAGGGCACGATTGGACGCTCTGGCCGGTCCCACCGTCACATTGCTCGGGCGTCAATCCCAGCAGCAGGTGGAAGAGCTGATGGCCCGTTGTCGGGCATTTGTATATGCCGGCCTGGAGGACTTCGGCATTGCTCCGGTAGAAGCGATGGCGGCCGGAGCGCCGGTGATTGGGTTGGGGCGGGGCGGTTTGTTGGACACGGTGCGTTGTGCGTCCGCAGGGCTTCGGGAGCCCACGGGGGTTTTGTTCCCGGACCAGAACGTCGAATCGCTGGTGCAGGCCGTGGAGTGGTTTGAACAAGAACGGATTTGGCGTTCTCTGGATTCGGAATCCATCCGTGCGTGGGCCGAGCGCTTTCGGCCTGAAGCTTTCGCGGCGCGCTTTGAATCGGCTCTGCGTACGGCCTGGAGCACTCATCAACAGGGCTGTGCCGTTGCAGCGAGTGACCCTGCGGAGATGCCAGGGCTCCGCCTGTGA